The sequence below is a genomic window from Planctomycetaceae bacterium.
CTCCTATTGGCCCGGCCTTAGACTATAATCGCTGCGGGAGGGCCTGTCATCGTCAAGTGTCTATTTATATGCTCAGTTACGCAGAGGCCATGTATCCCTGCCATCGCAAGTATTTATAAAGCCACACAACGGCTTTGATAAATACTTGGTGCCTCCGCCGCGGCTTTCCCTGTGACTGAGGTATCCCTGGGCTTACCACGGGCAAGATGCCCCTGGAACTCACGGGCGGGACGCCCGTGCTACGGGGCGAAAAGTTCGATCTTGACGGTCCCGCCCATCAACCGGTATCATACGGTTGATACCTAGCTCAAAGGGGCCGTCGGCAATGTCGCCGCCGGCGCCGATGAGACTTGATGTGGCGGCCGAGGTTGAAGTTTTCTTTGTGCCGGCCGTCCGACAGCGGCGCCCGTCCCTCAGGGAAGGCGTTGGCGGCATCGCCCCGCAAGGGGACCCTGAAAGCTGTATAAAAGGATGTCGCTGCGTGGGGCGTCGATCATCGTCCGCAGCGGTCACGGGGCCGGCGGGCGGGGCCTTCGGGCCATAAACTTTCGCATGAGCAATCCTGGCGTGGTTTTACGAATGGGTTCCAACATGAGCGGTAAGCCGACACTGTGGCAGCGGGGTGTTCGTCCCGGGCCTGAATCGGCCGATTTGCGGCGGCGAGAGCTTCGCCGGGCGCTGCTCTAGAAGACCCTGCCGGATCAAACGCGAAAATCGCTGTCGGATCGGGGACTGCACTGGCCTCGGCGCGCTGCCTTGACTTGAAAGGGACGCGCCCATGATTGAATCGACCCCTCCCACCCTGGCCATGCTGGCCGATACCGCGGCGCCCATGGTCGTCGCGCTGGCGTTCGCTGCCGCCATCCTATCGGTCATCATCACCGCCATCATCATGAAGATCATCGAGCGGGCCCGCCACGCCGGGCAGATGGCCGAGTTTGACGCCATCCGAAAAGCCGCCGAAGCCAAAGCCCAGGAGATCATCGCCAAAGCCGAGGCCACCGCCAAGACCCAGTCGCTCCAGCGCCGCGAAGAGTTTGACGCCGAAACCGAGGCCACCCGCCGCCAGCTCCGCGAAGAGGAAAAACGCCTCGCCAAACGCGAAGACACGCTCGACCAGAAGCTCGAAACCGTCAACACCAAGGAACGCATGCTCGAGACCAGCCAGAAGGCCCTGGTCGAACGCGAGCAGGCCTTGACCAAAAAGGACCGACAGCTCAACGAGCTCATCGCCCAGCAGCGCACGCAACTGATGAAGGTCGCCCAGATGTCCAAGGAAGAGGCCCAGCGCCACGTCCTGGAACAGGTCGCCAAGGAAATGGAGACCGAGTCGGCCCAGCTCATCCAGCAGCGCCTCGACGCCGCCAAAGAGACCGCCGAGGAACAGGCCCGCGAAATCCTCATCACCGCCATCCAGCGATACGCCGCCGACCACACCGCCGAGGCCACCGTCTCGACGGTTACCATCCCCTCCGACGACATGAAGGGACGCGTCATCGGCCGTGAAGGCCGCAACATCCGCGCCTTCGAAAACGCCACCGGCGTCGACGTCATCGTTGACGACACGCCCGGGGCGGTGGTGGTGTCGGCGTTCGACCCCGTGCGGCGCGAGATCGCACGCAAGGCCCTGGAGAAACTCATCGTCGACGGACGCATCCACCCCGCCCGCATTGAGGAAGTCGTCGCCGCCACCGATAAGGAAGTGCGGAAACTCATCGTCGAGCGCGGCAAGGCCGCCGTCGTCGAGGCCAAGGTCCGCGGGCTGCATAACAAGCTCGTCGAGCTGCTCGGGCGCCTGAGCTACCGTACCAGCTACGGGCAGAATGTCCTGCAGCACTCGATGGAAGTGGCGTATCTGGCCGGAATGATCGCCGAGGACCTCGGCCTCAATGGCACCATCGCCCGCCGCGCCGGACTGCTCCACGATATCGGCAAGGCCGTCGATCACGAGGTCGAGGGCGGACACCCGCAGATCGGCGCCGACCTGCTTAAACGATACGGCGAGAAAGACGAAATCGTCAATGCCTCGGCCGCCCACCACGGCGATACGGCCGTCGAGAGCTACTACACCCCGATCGTGGCGGCCGCCGACGCCATCAGCGCCTCACGCCCCGGTGCCCGGCGCGAGATGCTCGAGCGATACGTGCAGCGTCTCCAGAAGCTCGAAGAGATCGCCACGGCGTTCGAAGGCGTCAAGCAGGCCTACGCCATCCAGGCCGGTCGCGAGGTGCGCGTGATGGTCGATGCCGAAAACGTCGACGACCGCCTCTCGAGCAAGATCGCCCGCGACATCGCCCGCCGGATCGAGGAAGAGATGGAATACCCCGGCGAAGTTCGCATCACCCTGGTGCGTGAAGTGCGTTGCGTGGAGTACGCCAGGTAGAGCAGTAATCAGTAAGCCGGAATCAGGAACCACCGTAATCGAAAGACGCCTCACAGCAAGCGTGCTGTGAGGCATCTTTTTTCTGTATGACCCTTATCGCCGGGCGACGTAGACGGCACCGCATACCACCAGAACCGGGGCGCTGGCGATGAGCATGCCTTTGGTCACGCCGGTCATGCAGTCTGCCAAGGCGAGGATGGCGCCGGTGAGAAACACCGCCGCCGCCAGGATCGCTGCCGCCAGAACGATTGTGTCAAGCTTGCGAGGGTTGGGCATTGTCGTCGCCTCCGACGAGCGTGGGATTGTGGCTTGACCCTATCACCAGGCAGACGATCTGGATGATCGGGAAGGTTCCCCAGAACACGATGTCGGAGATCGATTCGCTCCAGACAATCTTGCCCGGGTCGAACGCTTCGAGCAGGATCGTGCCCACCAGGTACCACAGGCAGCCGATGATGTTGAGCTTGAGCCCCCACCGTGCGGGCAGATACACGCCGATCAGGGCGATCCAGAATATCAGCCCGCTGCTGAGATTCAGCGCCGCTCCGCCGAACCGCTGGCCTTGGGAAGGATATAGCATCTCCGTCAGGGCGTTGTTCCACTTGATGCTGCCCAGCGCTCCGGCCACCGCCAGCACCGTGGCCATGATCGCCAACATCACCAGACCGACCTTGCGCAACTTGGCCAGTCGTTCCGCGCGTGTCTGCGTCGGGCGCCCCAGGCCGTCTCGATAATTCTGGGCAGAATAAACCACAGGAGCAGGAGGAGGAATCGAACCGGGATTGTTCGCGCTCATCGGTATCTCCTTTGGCCAGGCTATGGAGGAGGCACTTGCTCTCCCCGTTGTCACAAAGCATACCCGCCGCCGAGGCGGGGGGCAAAGGAATTAGAATTGGCAAAGGACGCCTCACAACAAGCCTGCTGTGAGGCGTCCGGTCTGTTTACCTGCTTCTCCGCGGTCTGTGCGATCTCTGCGTCGAGACCGCTTCGACGAACCCCTCTCAATGCAGTTTCGCGATGCTGGCGAACTGGTCCTTCAGCGCCGGGTACAGGGCGGCGTATTGCGTGTAGAGCTTGGCGTACAGCGCCTTGCTCTTGGCGTTGGGCTTGACGGTGCGGGTGACTTTGATGCCCGCGGTGCAGGCCTGGCGGATGTCCTTGAACGCGCCGCCGCCGACCGATGCCAGCAAGGCGGCCCCGTAGGCCGGACCTTCGTGGCAGTTGATCGTCGCGCAGGGGGCGCCGTAGATGTCGGCCTGGAGTTGGCGCCAGAACTCGCTGCGGGCGCCGCCGCCGGACAGACGCACCTGGCTGATCGTGCCGACCTGCTTGCGCAGCAGCGTCACCGCGTCGTTCATGGCAAAGGTCACGCCCTCGAGCACCGAACGCACCAGTTCGCTGCGCGTCGTGCGGCTGTGGATGCCGATCCAGCACGCCTTGGCGTTGGGGTCGCCGTGGGGCGTCCGCTCGCCGGTCAGATACGGCAGGAAGAACAGCCCCTCGCAGCCCGCCGGAGCCTGCTTTGCCTGGGCGGTCAGCAGTTCGTAGGGATCCAAGCCTTGCTTCTTTGCCTGGGCGATCTCAGACGCCCCCAGCACGTTGCGGAACCACTGATAGCTGCCGCCGGCCGACAGAATACAGCCGAACATGCAGTATTCGCCGGCTACCGAGGCGCAGAATGTGCCGACGCGGCTTTCAGGATCGGTGGCATATTCCTTTGCGTGCGTGAAGACCACGCCGCTGGTGCCCATGCTGGCGCTGGTCAGCCCGGCAGTCACCACGCCGTTGCCCACGGCGCCGACAGGCTGGTCGCCGCCACCGCCGGTCACCAGCGTACCCGCAGCCATACCCAGTTCCGCCGCGGCGGCCGCCGTCAGCTTGCCGGTGACTTCATGGCTCTCGACCAGCGGGGGCAGGATGCTGGCGTCGATCTGGAATTTCGAGATGATCTCCTTCGACCAGGCGCGCTTGCGCTGGTCGAGCATGAGCGTTCCGGACATGTCGGAGACGTCGCCGACATACTCGCCGGTCATCTTCAGGCGGATGTAGTCCTTGGGCAGCAGGAAGTGCTTGATGCGGTCGTAGATCTTCGGCTCGTGCTTGCGCACCCACATCAGCTTGGTCAGCGTGAAGGAGGTCTGGGCCTGGTTGCCCACGAGCTTGATGAGGTTCTTCTTGCCGCCGACGGCCGCTTCGATCTCGCCGGCCTCGACTGCCGTGCGCTGGTCGTTCCAGATCAGGCTGGGGCGCAGCACCTTGCCGGCCGCGTCGGTAATCACCAGC
It includes:
- the rny gene encoding ribonuclease Y, which produces MIESTPPTLAMLADTAAPMVVALAFAAAILSVIITAIIMKIIERARHAGQMAEFDAIRKAAEAKAQEIIAKAEATAKTQSLQRREEFDAETEATRRQLREEEKRLAKREDTLDQKLETVNTKERMLETSQKALVEREQALTKKDRQLNELIAQQRTQLMKVAQMSKEEAQRHVLEQVAKEMETESAQLIQQRLDAAKETAEEQAREILITAIQRYAADHTAEATVSTVTIPSDDMKGRVIGREGRNIRAFENATGVDVIVDDTPGAVVVSAFDPVRREIARKALEKLIVDGRIHPARIEEVVAATDKEVRKLIVERGKAAVVEAKVRGLHNKLVELLGRLSYRTSYGQNVLQHSMEVAYLAGMIAEDLGLNGTIARRAGLLHDIGKAVDHEVEGGHPQIGADLLKRYGEKDEIVNASAAHHGDTAVESYYTPIVAAADAISASRPGARREMLERYVQRLQKLEEIATAFEGVKQAYAIQAGREVRVMVDAENVDDRLSSKIARDIARRIEEEMEYPGEVRITLVREVRCVEYAR
- the xylB gene encoding xylulokinase, with the translated sequence MQYFLGIDVGTSGTKSLIMDARAKVLATATAEHPIYAPKPGWSEQKPEQWWDSTVASVRVVIKKAKIDAKSIAAIGFSGQMHGLVITDAAGKVLRPSLIWNDQRTAVEAGEIEAAVGGKKNLIKLVGNQAQTSFTLTKLMWVRKHEPKIYDRIKHFLLPKDYIRLKMTGEYVGDVSDMSGTLMLDQRKRAWSKEIISKFQIDASILPPLVESHEVTGKLTAAAAAELGMAAGTLVTGGGGDQPVGAVGNGVVTAGLTSASMGTSGVVFTHAKEYATDPESRVGTFCASVAGEYCMFGCILSAGGSYQWFRNVLGASEIAQAKKQGLDPYELLTAQAKQAPAGCEGLFFLPYLTGERTPHGDPNAKACWIGIHSRTTRSELVRSVLEGVTFAMNDAVTLLRKQVGTISQVRLSGGGARSEFWRQLQADIYGAPCATINCHEGPAYGAALLASVGGGAFKDIRQACTAGIKVTRTVKPNAKSKALYAKLYTQYAALYPALKDQFASIAKLH